In a genomic window of Sporosarcina trichiuri:
- a CDS encoding MetQ/NlpA family ABC transporter substrate-binding protein — MKKFILFLVMSSILAAAGCSKSDSSSEPEKTPPKEEENVTLKVASLIPPMTEILELVKPTLAEEGVDLEIVVLGDNVQPNSALAAEEVDANFFQHVPYMEEFNRNNNADLVPITPIYFANYGVYSKDYDSMEQLPKGASIAIANDISNIDRSLALLAQQDLIKLKDKEGPYYTKADIIENPNDYQFKEVDLLMLARMYDDADAVVMTPAYAAPLNLTPKSDALLTEGVENDFAITLIAREDNKEWEPIQKLSKAMTSDVVRKFLEENYDETAIPAF; from the coding sequence ATGAAAAAATTTATTTTATTTTTAGTGATGAGCAGCATTCTAGCAGCAGCAGGCTGCAGTAAATCAGATTCTTCTAGTGAACCTGAAAAAACGCCGCCTAAAGAAGAAGAGAACGTCACATTGAAAGTAGCATCCCTCATCCCGCCAATGACAGAAATTCTAGAATTGGTGAAACCAACATTAGCAGAAGAAGGCGTTGACCTTGAAATCGTTGTATTGGGCGATAACGTCCAACCGAACAGCGCGCTGGCAGCAGAAGAGGTGGACGCTAACTTTTTCCAACACGTACCGTACATGGAAGAATTCAATCGGAATAACAATGCGGACTTAGTTCCGATTACACCGATCTATTTTGCCAACTACGGAGTCTATTCAAAAGACTATGACTCGATGGAACAATTACCAAAAGGGGCCAGCATTGCAATTGCGAATGATATTTCAAATATTGACCGCTCGTTGGCATTGTTAGCTCAGCAAGACTTGATCAAGCTTAAAGACAAAGAAGGGCCTTATTATACGAAGGCGGATATTATTGAAAATCCGAATGACTATCAGTTTAAAGAAGTGGATTTACTTATGCTTGCAAGAATGTACGATGATGCAGATGCAGTCGTTATGACACCGGCATACGCTGCGCCATTGAACTTAACACCAAAAAGTGATGCACTTCTAACAGAAGGTGTTGAAAACGACTTTGCCATCACGTTGATTGCCCGGGAGGACAATAAAGAGTGGGAGCCGATTCAAAAGTTATCAAAAGCGATGACATCAGACGTAGTTCGAAAATTCTTAGAAGAAAACTATGATGAAACCGCGATTCCAGCTTTTTAA
- a CDS encoding TatD family hydrolase yields the protein MTKEPVIDAHIHLDQYEEADRRKLLDGLQEADIRALVAVSTDLASAHRTLELARQDSRIRPAIGFHPEQPLPSEEELGALLQLIDEEQHRIAAVGEVGLPWYMRLGDPTIDRTPYEEVLSQFIRKAVDCGLPIALHAVYKDAETVCELLELHSAEQAHFHWYKGSDRTLDRIITNGWLVSVTPEVVYRPKIQHIARRVPLAQLMVETDGPWPFEGPFTGQRTDPRMLHASVMAIAGLKQLPAGTVYRELLRTTERFYGVERSI from the coding sequence ATGACGAAGGAACCGGTGATCGACGCACACATCCATCTGGATCAGTACGAAGAGGCGGACCGCAGAAAGCTGCTGGATGGCCTGCAAGAGGCGGACATCCGGGCGCTCGTCGCCGTCTCCACCGATCTTGCATCGGCCCACCGCACACTCGAGCTGGCCCGGCAGGACAGCCGCATTCGTCCGGCAATCGGGTTTCATCCCGAACAGCCGCTGCCTTCAGAAGAGGAGCTCGGCGCCCTGCTGCAGCTGATCGACGAAGAGCAGCACAGAATCGCAGCGGTCGGGGAAGTCGGCCTGCCGTGGTACATGCGGCTGGGGGATCCGACAATCGACCGTACGCCCTACGAAGAAGTGCTGTCGCAGTTCATCCGGAAAGCGGTGGATTGCGGACTGCCGATTGCCCTCCATGCCGTCTATAAGGATGCCGAGACTGTCTGCGAACTGCTCGAGCTGCACAGCGCAGAACAGGCGCATTTCCACTGGTACAAAGGCAGCGACCGTACGCTCGATCGGATCATCACGAACGGCTGGCTCGTATCAGTCACACCGGAAGTCGTCTACCGGCCGAAGATCCAGCACATCGCCCGCCGCGTCCCGCTCGCGCAACTCATGGTCGAAACCGACGGACCGTGGCCGTTCGAAGGCCCGTTCACCGGGCAGCGGACCGACCCGCGCATGCTGCATGCAAGTGTCATGGCGATTGCCGGCCTGAAACAACTGCCGGCGGGCACCGTGTACCGGGAGCTGCTCAGAACGACGGAGCGGTTTTATGGGGTAGAAAGGAGCATCTGA
- a CDS encoding sigma-70 family RNA polymerase sigma factor produces the protein MDSYSLDQSPAHTDDMIIDQLMTDYGQEILQLVMQYVHNLALAEDLTQEIFLKCYKALPAFQHDASMKTWLWRIAINHSKDYLKSWYARHVEVSGEDGLDCGKGPDGVEQEILQQEQGEELIRAVSALPVMYREVIYFCYYEDRTMKDIAEILQVKEGTVKTRLRRAKQLLQNRLERG, from the coding sequence ATGGATAGTTATTCACTCGACCAGTCACCGGCGCATACGGATGACATGATCATCGATCAGCTGATGACGGACTATGGTCAGGAGATTCTGCAGCTGGTGATGCAGTATGTACATAACTTGGCGCTGGCTGAAGATCTGACGCAGGAGATCTTCTTGAAGTGCTATAAGGCACTGCCTGCTTTTCAGCATGACGCGTCTATGAAAACGTGGCTGTGGCGCATTGCCATCAACCACTCGAAAGATTATCTGAAGAGCTGGTATGCCCGGCATGTGGAGGTTTCCGGGGAAGATGGCCTGGACTGCGGGAAGGGTCCGGACGGGGTGGAACAGGAGATTCTGCAGCAGGAACAGGGCGAGGAACTGATCCGCGCGGTCTCCGCTTTGCCGGTAATGTATCGGGAAGTCATCTATTTCTGTTATTACGAGGACCGGACGATGAAAGATATCGCGGAAATCCTTCAAGTGAAGGAAGGCACGGTCAAGACGAGGCTGCGCCGGGCGAAACAGCTATTACAAAATCGATTGGAGCGTGGATAG
- a CDS encoding amidohydrolase family protein: MKTLITNAWILTMNEQMEEYRHGYVLAEEQILAIGPMEDLPADVAYDRHLDARGAILMPGMVNTHTHIGMIPFRSLGDDCPDRLRRFLFPLENECMDSALAAASGKYAIAEMQLAGVTAFFDMYYFEEALAQAAEEMNARALLAETVIDSVTVDVPEPLGGLAYAERFMPKWDKHGRIRATVAPHAPYTNTVESLQRADRLSADHGVPWTMHVSEMDFEVEQFRQQHGQTPVEFLEAIGSLEIGKQADLVLIETESVNMFPIFDPYSALVYSANAGNVRDVFIGGQQVIADKKPVGRDIPALREDLAAAMRESGFERKAMAAMPEK, from the coding sequence ATGAAGACACTGATCACGAATGCATGGATTCTCACGATGAACGAACAGATGGAGGAGTACCGGCATGGCTATGTGCTGGCGGAGGAACAGATCCTCGCCATCGGGCCGATGGAGGACCTGCCGGCCGATGTGGCGTATGACCGCCATCTCGATGCGCGCGGGGCGATCCTCATGCCCGGGATGGTGAATACGCACACCCACATCGGAATGATCCCGTTCCGGTCGCTCGGGGATGACTGTCCGGACCGGCTGCGGCGGTTTTTGTTCCCGCTGGAGAATGAGTGCATGGACAGTGCGCTTGCAGCGGCGAGCGGCAAGTATGCCATTGCGGAAATGCAGCTCGCCGGGGTGACGGCGTTTTTCGATATGTATTATTTCGAGGAGGCGCTGGCGCAGGCAGCAGAAGAGATGAACGCGCGGGCGTTACTGGCGGAAACGGTGATCGATTCGGTGACGGTGGACGTGCCGGAACCGCTCGGCGGTCTTGCGTATGCGGAACGGTTCATGCCGAAGTGGGATAAGCACGGTCGGATCCGGGCCACGGTCGCGCCGCATGCGCCGTATACGAATACCGTCGAATCGCTGCAGCGGGCGGATCGGCTGTCGGCGGACCATGGTGTGCCGTGGACGATGCATGTCAGCGAAATGGATTTCGAGGTGGAGCAGTTCCGGCAGCAGCATGGCCAGACGCCTGTGGAGTTCCTGGAGGCGATCGGCTCCCTCGAAATCGGCAAGCAGGCGGACCTCGTACTGATCGAGACGGAGTCGGTCAACATGTTCCCGATATTCGATCCGTATTCGGCGCTCGTCTACTCGGCGAACGCCGGCAATGTCCGGGATGTGTTCATCGGCGGCCAGCAGGTCATTGCGGACAAGAAGCCGGTCGGCCGGGACATCCCTGCCCTGCGTGAGGACCTGGCCGCCGCTATGCGGGAGAGCGGGTTTGAACGGAAGGCGATGGCGGCCATGCCGGAAAAATGA
- a CDS encoding alpha/beta fold hydrolase has protein sequence MSSSREHTYIDVNGVRLHVVQQGSVEGELVVLLHGFPEFWYGWHQQMDYLAEQGYRVWAPDQRGYNRSDKPEPVSAYRVEELAADVAGLIEASGRGKAIVVGHDWGGIVAWNVARRYPDLVDRLVILNAPHEAAMAGYTATHPLQLLRSSYAGFFQLRGVPEKMLSADGFKPMAAMLEASSRPGAFTEEDLAAYKQAWAQPGALRSMINWYRANAKTLFSPQPPLRVPVPVLVIWGAGDQFLGRGLALRSLDFCDDGRVVYFENATHWVHLEEAERVNGLLGEFFGNARYLENRMVSLE, from the coding sequence ATGTCTTCTTCACGAGAACATACGTATATCGACGTGAACGGTGTCCGCCTCCATGTCGTCCAGCAGGGATCCGTGGAGGGAGAGCTGGTTGTGCTGCTGCATGGGTTCCCGGAATTCTGGTACGGCTGGCATCAGCAGATGGACTATTTGGCAGAACAGGGGTACCGAGTGTGGGCGCCCGACCAGCGGGGCTATAACCGGAGCGATAAACCGGAGCCGGTGTCCGCCTACCGGGTGGAGGAGCTTGCAGCGGACGTTGCAGGACTGATCGAGGCATCCGGACGCGGTAAAGCAATAGTCGTCGGGCATGACTGGGGCGGTATCGTCGCGTGGAACGTCGCCCGGCGGTATCCGGACCTCGTTGACCGGCTCGTTATCCTCAATGCGCCGCACGAGGCGGCGATGGCGGGCTATACGGCGACGCATCCGCTGCAGCTGCTGCGCAGTTCATACGCAGGGTTCTTCCAGCTGCGCGGCGTGCCGGAGAAGATGCTAAGCGCAGATGGATTCAAGCCGATGGCGGCCATGCTGGAGGCGAGCAGCCGTCCGGGCGCCTTCACGGAGGAGGATCTGGCCGCCTACAAGCAGGCATGGGCACAGCCCGGGGCACTCCGGTCGATGATCAACTGGTACCGCGCGAACGCGAAGACGCTGTTCTCCCCGCAGCCGCCGCTCCGGGTGCCGGTGCCTGTCCTCGTCATCTGGGGAGCGGGGGACCAGTTCCTCGGCCGGGGACTCGCACTCCGGAGTCTCGATTTCTGTGACGACGGCCGGGTCGTCTATTTCGAGAACGCGACCCACTGGGTGCATCTGGAGGAAGCGGAGCGGGTCAATGGGCTGCTGGGTGAATTTTTTGGGAATGCACGATATCTTGAGAATCGGATGGTGAGCTTGGAATGA
- the mntA gene encoding type VII toxin-antitoxin system MntA family adenylyltransferase antitoxin: protein MLGPDNIEYVVAHLEERVNPAFVILFGSYAKGTAHTDSDLDIAYYCEKLLSGYDRMMLANELAAIAGCDVDLVNLRDANTVLAFQIFSTGIKISCRDTDEFIKQRVLAYKMYAVLNEQRAGILEAIKQRGSVYGE from the coding sequence ATGTTAGGACCAGACAATATTGAATACGTTGTGGCTCATTTGGAAGAACGAGTGAACCCTGCCTTTGTCATTCTTTTCGGCTCTTACGCAAAAGGAACAGCGCACACAGACAGCGATCTGGATATTGCTTATTACTGTGAAAAGTTGTTATCTGGCTATGATCGTATGATGCTTGCTAATGAGTTGGCGGCCATTGCAGGATGCGATGTAGATCTCGTTAACTTACGAGATGCAAATACAGTTCTCGCCTTCCAAATATTCTCCACGGGCATAAAGATATCTTGTCGTGATACTGATGAATTCATCAAACAGCGTGTGTTGGCCTACAAAATGTATGCAGTCTTAAATGAGCAGAGAGCAGGCATACTCGAGGCGATTAAGCAGAGAGGAAGTGTATACGGTGAATGA
- a CDS encoding phytoene desaturase family protein → MTQSICILGGGISGLTAGAFLAQAGCRVTVLEKAKTVGGSAGAYVRQDRRFPAGATVAFGLEDGGLLTGLFGGLGIEVPAVRLAHPMDVVLPDRTVSVYQDRLRWKAELARVFPERAAEVLAFWKELSQIGGTVFGVTATGVSLPVRRLYDLGHLPGYALRHPARLLPVARRALWTVGDLLNAHGLGSYAPFRQFLDAQLMDAAQTDCGHAALLPASLALDIYRRGSYFVEGGLGQLSELLADRIRGLGGEVVMSSPVTSLIREDSSWRVVTRKRSDLYDVVLNSTGVSFGIGTSHAEDDAFSWGAFRIDAVLDERFAEEHLAGRTLPFALQIQPAAGHPVYEAGGHGPVYVTFLPSADGHGEPINGEIMMTCSIHTEPGGWERRPKEIYAERKRALADAMLAAIEDVMPIERYVHRSDAGTPATYDRYIGKTAVGGFPLTVRNAILQPNSVRSPLPDFYLAGEQSFPGPGTLSSALSGYHAARAILGGRIHPSFSGYR, encoded by the coding sequence ATGACCCAATCCATCTGCATCCTCGGCGGCGGCATCAGCGGGCTGACGGCGGGGGCGTTTCTGGCGCAGGCGGGGTGCCGGGTGACGGTGCTGGAGAAGGCGAAGACGGTGGGCGGTTCGGCGGGGGCATATGTGCGGCAGGACCGGCGGTTTCCGGCGGGGGCGACGGTGGCGTTCGGGCTGGAGGACGGCGGGCTCCTGACGGGACTGTTCGGCGGTCTCGGAATCGAGGTGCCCGCGGTGCGGCTTGCGCACCCGATGGATGTGGTGCTGCCGGATCGGACGGTGTCGGTGTACCAGGACCGGCTGCGGTGGAAGGCGGAGCTGGCCCGGGTGTTTCCGGAAAGGGCGGCGGAGGTGCTGGCGTTCTGGAAGGAGCTGTCACAGATCGGCGGGACGGTGTTCGGTGTGACGGCGACGGGCGTGTCGCTGCCGGTGCGCCGGCTGTATGATCTCGGCCACTTGCCGGGGTACGCGCTGCGTCACCCGGCGCGGCTGCTGCCGGTCGCCCGCCGTGCGCTCTGGACGGTCGGGGATCTGCTGAACGCCCACGGACTCGGGTCGTATGCGCCGTTCCGGCAATTCCTGGATGCGCAGCTGATGGATGCGGCGCAGACGGATTGCGGTCACGCGGCACTGCTGCCGGCGAGTCTTGCACTCGACATTTACCGGCGGGGCAGCTACTTCGTCGAGGGCGGTCTCGGGCAGCTGAGTGAGCTGCTGGCAGACCGGATCCGCGGGCTTGGCGGGGAAGTCGTGATGAGTTCCCCAGTGACGTCTCTCATCCGGGAGGATTCGAGCTGGCGGGTTGTGACCCGGAAACGCAGCGACCTATATGACGTGGTCCTTAACAGCACGGGTGTGTCGTTCGGCATCGGAACGAGCCATGCGGAGGACGATGCGTTCTCGTGGGGGGCGTTCCGGATCGACGCGGTGCTGGATGAGCGATTTGCTGAGGAGCACCTGGCCGGCCGGACGCTGCCGTTCGCGCTGCAGATCCAACCGGCAGCTGGACACCCGGTCTACGAGGCAGGCGGCCACGGACCAGTGTACGTTACGTTCCTGCCGTCTGCGGACGGGCATGGTGAACCGATCAATGGCGAAATCATGATGACCTGTTCCATCCATACGGAGCCCGGCGGTTGGGAACGGCGGCCGAAGGAGATATATGCCGAGAGAAAACGGGCATTGGCGGATGCGATGCTTGCCGCAATCGAAGACGTGATGCCGATCGAGCGCTATGTGCATCGCTCGGACGCGGGAACACCGGCGACCTATGACCGCTATATCGGCAAGACGGCGGTCGGCGGGTTCCCCCTGACCGTGCGGAATGCCATTCTCCAGCCGAACAGCGTACGCTCGCCGCTGCCGGATTTCTACCTGGCCGGCGAGCAGTCGTTTCCCGGCCCGGGAACGCTGTCGTCTGCGCTGAGCGGTTACCACGCGGCGCGCGCTATCCTCGGCGGCCGGATACACCCCTCCTTTTCAGGGTATAGATGA
- a CDS encoding GNAT family N-acetyltransferase: MDIIMERCTRDDLQILQEISIETFQDTFKEQNTPENLKAYLEKAFSIRKLERELVNTASQFFFIRVEDELAGYLKVNTGSAQTEEMGADSLEIERIYVKHTFQRQGIGKHLLLKALEIAVSLRKEQAWLGVWEKNENALSFYEKMGFVSADSHSFFMGDEGQTDIIMIKTLSQ; this comes from the coding sequence ATGGATATCATAATGGAAAGATGCACCCGCGATGATTTACAAATCCTGCAGGAAATCAGTATTGAAACGTTCCAAGACACATTCAAGGAACAAAATACCCCTGAGAACTTGAAAGCATATCTGGAAAAAGCGTTTTCCATCAGGAAATTGGAACGGGAACTCGTCAATACGGCTTCTCAATTCTTTTTCATTCGTGTGGAAGACGAATTGGCTGGATATCTAAAGGTCAATACGGGAAGTGCCCAGACGGAAGAAATGGGTGCGGACTCTCTTGAGATTGAAAGGATCTATGTGAAACATACCTTTCAAAGACAAGGGATTGGCAAACATCTGCTTCTCAAAGCACTGGAAATAGCGGTTTCGCTTCGTAAAGAACAAGCATGGCTCGGTGTTTGGGAAAAGAATGAAAATGCTCTTTCGTTTTACGAGAAGATGGGATTTGTATCTGCAGACTCCCACTCCTTTTTTATGGGAGATGAAGGACAGACGGATATTATTATGATAAAAACACTCAGTCAGTAG
- a CDS encoding NUDIX hydrolase, giving the protein MDIDGLERRLAANDALFIGEETAFRAAVLIPLVEHEGEWHVVFEVRAFSMRKQPGDISFPGGRIDPEDASPMAAALRETHEELGIDPETVRIAGKLSPYIASPSFVVYPFVGICDYHEIAHSYNRAEVEEVFAIPLDWLLAHEPVLHKVPVQPAPLPDFPFDKIYNGKKYKRANRMQEEWFFDYEGYTVWGLTARILKHFIDILKGRG; this is encoded by the coding sequence ATGGATATCGACGGATTGGAGCGGCGGCTGGCCGCAAATGATGCTTTGTTCATCGGCGAGGAAACAGCATTCCGCGCAGCGGTGCTCATACCGCTCGTTGAGCACGAAGGAGAGTGGCACGTCGTCTTCGAAGTCCGCGCGTTTTCAATGCGTAAGCAGCCGGGGGACATCAGCTTTCCGGGCGGACGGATCGACCCGGAGGATGCCTCGCCAATGGCGGCGGCGCTGCGGGAGACCCATGAGGAACTCGGCATTGATCCGGAAACCGTCCGGATCGCCGGCAAGCTGAGTCCGTATATCGCGTCCCCGTCGTTCGTCGTCTACCCGTTCGTCGGCATCTGCGACTACCATGAGATCGCCCATTCCTACAACCGCGCGGAAGTCGAGGAAGTGTTCGCCATCCCGCTCGACTGGCTGCTCGCACACGAACCGGTCCTTCACAAGGTGCCCGTCCAGCCGGCTCCGCTGCCGGATTTCCCGTTCGATAAGATCTATAACGGCAAGAAATACAAACGGGCGAACCGCATGCAGGAGGAATGGTTCTTCGACTATGAGGGCTATACGGTTTGGGGACTGACTGCCCGTATCCTGAAGCATTTCATTGATATTCTGAAAGGTCGGGGGTGA
- a CDS encoding FtsW/RodA/SpoVE family cell cycle protein, whose amino-acid sequence MSSEAFVQAVTRFIRSKEARRHVAVELQNHLEESKQAWLRNGYPEEEAEQKTVAAMGSASQLGKSMNKIHRPAWDFWLIGIISLLLAAGFLPLFSADFQQQFDSDLTGYFVQHRLLHVGIGVGIIAALIYIDYRKLQRFSLPFYAGAIVLLVCLWLLPATYVNGQAMLQIGPLRLQTWMALPFLVTSMAGFFTAPKWKGWQLAGFTLVPILLFTLLSNLTVLMLYMAVSAVLFGYSYFSRRVKIGVFSAAGGIGLCIAAFGVYAYHRLLAPYQTERITAFLNPESYSDSAGYMILLLKEALAEAGLFGAEMNTYIPEAHTDYALVQLIHSYGYVAGVLVIMLLLAVTIRVAWMARTLPRSFGKLLILASVTVYSMQSLYSILMIFGFLPLTGMSLPFISYGLLPLLIHAFLLGMVLSVYRRKLYVTNSLSSI is encoded by the coding sequence ATGTCCAGTGAGGCTTTTGTACAAGCTGTCACCCGCTTCATCCGCTCGAAGGAGGCACGCCGCCATGTGGCTGTCGAATTACAGAACCACCTGGAGGAGTCGAAACAGGCCTGGCTGCGCAATGGCTATCCGGAGGAAGAAGCGGAACAGAAAACGGTGGCGGCGATGGGTTCCGCGTCCCAGCTTGGAAAGTCCATGAATAAAATTCATCGGCCGGCATGGGATTTCTGGCTGATTGGCATCATTTCTTTGTTGCTGGCTGCTGGCTTCTTACCGCTTTTCTCCGCCGATTTCCAGCAGCAATTCGACTCTGATCTGACAGGTTACTTTGTCCAGCATAGGCTCTTGCATGTCGGTATTGGAGTAGGGATCATTGCAGCTTTGATCTATATCGATTACAGGAAACTGCAGCGTTTCAGTCTGCCGTTCTATGCGGGTGCCATAGTACTGTTAGTGTGTCTGTGGCTTCTGCCGGCCACTTACGTGAATGGGCAGGCGATGCTGCAGATTGGTCCGCTTCGTCTGCAGACGTGGATGGCACTTCCCTTTTTGGTCACCTCGATGGCCGGTTTTTTCACAGCACCCAAGTGGAAGGGGTGGCAGCTTGCCGGCTTCACCCTAGTACCGATCCTGCTATTCACGTTGCTGTCCAACTTGACCGTCCTGATGCTCTATATGGCGGTCTCTGCTGTTCTTTTCGGGTACAGTTATTTTTCACGAAGAGTCAAAATCGGTGTATTTTCTGCCGCAGGGGGAATTGGACTCTGTATAGCCGCTTTCGGTGTATACGCTTATCACCGCTTGCTTGCGCCTTATCAGACAGAGCGTATTACGGCATTTCTGAACCCTGAAAGCTATAGTGATTCGGCAGGTTATATGATACTTCTATTGAAGGAGGCGCTCGCTGAGGCAGGACTTTTCGGAGCGGAGATGAATACCTATATACCTGAAGCACATACAGACTACGCATTAGTGCAGCTCATCCATTCCTATGGATATGTTGCTGGAGTCCTGGTCATTATGCTTCTGCTCGCTGTCACGATCCGGGTTGCCTGGATGGCCCGCACCTTGCCGCGGTCTTTCGGAAAGTTACTCATCCTGGCTTCCGTGACTGTTTACAGCATGCAGAGCCTATACTCCATTCTTATGATATTTGGATTTCTTCCACTTACCGGCATGTCGCTGCCGTTCATCAGTTATGGACTGCTGCCTCTGCTGATTCATGCCTTCTTGCTTGGCATGGTCCTGAGTGTATATCGGAGGAAGCTGTATGTGACAAATTCGTTGTCCTCTATTTGA
- a CDS encoding MarR family winged helix-turn-helix transcriptional regulator, which yields MTEILREIGMIARALDSISNIEFKEYDLTKGQYLYLVRICENPGIIQEKLADMIKVDRTTAARAVKKLEMNEFIEKKNDPQNKKIRRLVPTEIGKRVYPFILRENEHSNKNAFEGFSESEMELTFSLLQRVRKNIEKDWEFVKKGNKRSY from the coding sequence ATGACTGAGATACTTCGTGAAATCGGAATGATCGCAAGAGCGCTGGATTCCATAAGCAATATTGAATTCAAGGAATACGACCTGACCAAAGGGCAGTACTTGTATCTGGTACGCATCTGTGAGAACCCGGGAATCATACAGGAAAAACTGGCTGATATGATAAAAGTGGACCGCACAACAGCAGCCCGGGCCGTAAAAAAACTGGAAATGAACGAATTCATCGAGAAGAAGAATGATCCGCAGAATAAAAAAATCAGAAGACTTGTTCCGACTGAAATAGGGAAGCGTGTATATCCTTTCATCCTGAGAGAAAATGAGCATTCAAATAAGAATGCCTTTGAAGGATTTTCCGAGAGCGAAATGGAACTCACTTTTTCTCTTCTTCAGAGAGTCAGAAAGAATATAGAAAAAGATTGGGAATTCGTCAAAAAGGGAAATAAGCGAAGCTACTAA
- a CDS encoding 5'-methylthioadenosine/S-adenosylhomocysteine nucleosidase, with the protein MKKIKLAGFMACSIFLAAMVSGCNSSAKSGAEAEQRPIIVQGPMPIEAEKFADKLDDAEVEKSGNFVFYKGTIDGYPVIVTKTSKGMENTAAATALAIEKYNPIAIINQGTSGGHDPDLHVFDIVLGKRTVNIGSLKTESAEENEGMDPSLWKPMDLMASEGSAGEDPDAEKIRYFEGDKGLLAAANAVKDQYDQGQVVEGTIGSADLWNNEVDRIKWFHEKYGTSVEEMEGAAAAQISDSYGVPFLGIRILSNNKTNDGQYNPDTAAANQEYIHLVLKQYISNLK; encoded by the coding sequence TTGAAGAAAATAAAACTGGCTGGATTCATGGCATGTTCGATTTTTTTAGCAGCAATGGTATCAGGCTGCAACTCATCAGCTAAAAGCGGGGCAGAAGCTGAACAACGTCCAATTATTGTCCAAGGGCCTATGCCCATCGAAGCTGAAAAGTTCGCTGACAAATTAGACGATGCGGAAGTTGAAAAGTCCGGGAACTTTGTCTTTTATAAAGGAACCATCGATGGCTACCCTGTAATTGTTACAAAGACTAGTAAAGGGATGGAAAACACGGCGGCTGCGACCGCATTGGCAATTGAAAAGTACAACCCCATTGCGATTATAAATCAGGGAACTTCAGGCGGACATGATCCCGACTTACATGTATTCGATATTGTATTAGGTAAAAGAACGGTTAATATCGGTTCGTTAAAGACCGAGTCTGCTGAGGAGAATGAAGGAATGGATCCTTCGCTTTGGAAGCCTATGGACTTAATGGCTTCTGAAGGAAGTGCCGGAGAAGATCCTGATGCAGAGAAGATTCGCTACTTTGAAGGCGACAAGGGGTTATTGGCAGCAGCGAATGCGGTTAAAGACCAATATGACCAAGGCCAGGTTGTCGAAGGCACTATCGGATCTGCGGATCTCTGGAACAATGAAGTTGATCGCATCAAGTGGTTCCACGAAAAGTACGGTACTTCCGTTGAAGAAATGGAAGGTGCTGCGGCGGCACAAATTTCGGATAGCTACGGTGTCCCTTTCCTAGGTATTCGGATCCTTTCCAATAACAAAACAAATGACGGTCAATATAACCCAGATACGGCAGCTGCCAATCAGGAATATATTCACCTTGTTTTGAAACAATATATCTCTAATTTAAAATAA
- a CDS encoding helix-turn-helix transcriptional regulator, with product MEDRLRDLKKTMDRTLFRRTEFTDTHQEQIRSQLNAERLTETILPLLTKPKTGMELTQLLHARGVRLIAGHEGLVYSILHDAEQNGWLAASWADGQKYYQVTKLGTKAFFRERPREKQADGSLLREARADVQ from the coding sequence ATGGAAGATCGTTTGCGTGATTTGAAAAAAACCATGGATCGGACCTTGTTCCGACGTACCGAATTTACGGACACACATCAGGAACAGATCCGCAGCCAGCTGAACGCGGAGCGATTGACAGAAACGATTCTTCCGCTGCTGACGAAGCCGAAGACCGGCATGGAGCTGACGCAGCTGCTGCATGCGCGCGGCGTCCGTCTGATTGCAGGTCATGAAGGACTGGTGTACTCGATTCTGCATGATGCTGAACAGAACGGCTGGCTCGCTGCCAGCTGGGCAGACGGACAAAAATACTATCAAGTCACGAAGCTCGGAACAAAGGCATTCTTCCGCGAGCGGCCACGGGAGAAACAGGCGGATGGAAGCTTACTGAGGGAGGCGAGAGCCGATGTCCAGTGA